In the Leptospira limi genome, one interval contains:
- a CDS encoding TetR/AcrR family transcriptional regulator has translation MGKKGSVTKQRIIEVMAGLLEENGYEATGLSELGRETDTPKGSLYFHFPGGKEELTSLSILHSGEQLNEFFNFILSKSESPTHAIKQVFSALEDRIVTSDYRKGCPIATTAMEAANQSIPVANACKEVYALWSKTIESYLIQNGYNPRVAKTLSVSILSLWEGALLLSKLQKSPEPLRMAQKTADLLLKT, from the coding sequence GTGGGCAAAAAAGGAAGTGTTACCAAACAAAGGATCATTGAGGTCATGGCCGGACTTTTGGAAGAAAACGGGTATGAAGCAACAGGCCTTAGCGAATTGGGAAGGGAAACAGATACTCCCAAAGGTTCACTGTACTTTCACTTTCCTGGTGGGAAGGAGGAACTGACAAGTCTTTCCATCTTACACTCAGGAGAACAATTAAATGAATTTTTTAATTTCATACTCTCAAAAAGTGAAAGTCCAACTCATGCCATCAAACAAGTGTTCTCTGCTCTGGAAGATCGAATTGTAACAAGCGATTACAGAAAAGGATGTCCCATTGCCACGACAGCAATGGAAGCTGCGAATCAATCAATCCCTGTGGCAAATGCTTGTAAAGAGGTGTATGCTTTATGGTCAAAAACAATCGAATCTTACCTAATTCAAAATGGGTACAACCCGAGAGTTGCAAAAACACTTTCTGTTTCCATCCTTTCCTTATGGGAAGGAGCCCTTCTCTTGTCAAAACTCCAAAAGTCTCCCGAACCTCTTCGAATGGCTCAAAAAACCGCAGATCTTTTGCTCAAAACTTAA
- a CDS encoding M23 family metallopeptidase — protein sequence MVRYLSIFFIIIFFVQAVPAESRENKKKSPKHTMSSGNYYVKKEEKNFSLLMEARRFGRGEVIFLRLTPKDKKWINESYKVSWLGKDVILTKRENSMIAFLPISPDTPAGAMTLEIVSKIFFVKRGQKQYQIILEPTKFQVIKKNQQIKVDEKFVTKELPKEVLDFIQECKNAKELAFSKSSQLQFQKNFKNPLESIYITSKFYVRRDYNNKQGRPHGGVDFRGKTGTPVYAIQDGTVVLAQKTYYEGNFTIIDHGNKIFSFYMHQDEIKVKVGEQVKQGQQIGTVGTTGMSTGPHLHLGAKINGVLVDPLSLIALQSISESN from the coding sequence ATGGTTCGTTATCTTTCAATATTCTTCATAATCATTTTCTTTGTCCAAGCAGTACCTGCTGAATCTCGTGAGAATAAAAAGAAATCCCCCAAACACACAATGTCTTCAGGAAATTATTATGTAAAAAAAGAAGAGAAAAATTTTTCGCTACTCATGGAAGCTCGCAGGTTTGGCCGTGGTGAGGTTATCTTTTTACGATTAACTCCAAAAGATAAAAAATGGATCAACGAATCCTACAAAGTAAGTTGGTTAGGCAAGGATGTCATTTTAACCAAACGCGAAAATAGTATGATCGCATTTTTGCCAATCTCTCCTGACACTCCAGCAGGAGCAATGACCTTAGAGATTGTTTCCAAAATCTTTTTTGTCAAACGTGGACAAAAACAATACCAAATTATCTTAGAACCAACTAAGTTCCAAGTGATCAAAAAAAACCAACAAATCAAAGTCGATGAAAAGTTTGTCACTAAGGAATTGCCGAAGGAAGTATTGGATTTTATCCAAGAATGCAAAAACGCAAAAGAACTTGCCTTTTCAAAATCAAGCCAATTACAATTCCAAAAGAATTTTAAAAATCCTTTAGAGTCTATTTACATCACAAGTAAATTCTATGTAAGACGCGATTATAATAACAAACAAGGTCGTCCTCATGGAGGTGTTGATTTTAGAGGGAAAACGGGAACTCCTGTTTATGCCATTCAAGATGGAACAGTTGTTTTAGCGCAAAAAACATATTATGAAGGAAATTTTACCATCATCGATCATGGGAATAAAATCTTTTCTTTTTATATGCACCAAGATGAAATCAAAGTAAAAGTTGGAGAACAAGTGAAACAAGGGCAACAGATTGGAACAGTAGGGACTACTGGTATGTCCACTGGCCCTCATTTACATTTAGGTGCAAAAATTAATGGAGTGTTAGTTGATCCACTTTCACTCATTGCGTTACAATCAATTTCTGAATCGAATTGA
- a CDS encoding helix-turn-helix domain-containing protein — MEKVNHFRNYRERRNLTRIQLSEKLNIPRSAIELLESEEWIRSKFDYVVLVSKELGLSLIDLIRNEFDYDLEREFFNEEEFEEIVARYANARVTLILSELKLFCRNAKVRLDDFDVTELSFSMGSLHKLITLNQKLERGEISTKDALVEFPPKWGKFSNRSN, encoded by the coding sequence ATGGAAAAAGTAAATCATTTCAGAAATTATAGAGAGAGAAGAAATCTCACACGCATTCAATTATCAGAAAAATTGAATATTCCAAGATCAGCCATTGAGTTATTGGAATCAGAAGAGTGGATCCGCTCTAAATTTGATTATGTCGTTTTAGTCTCTAAAGAGCTTGGTCTATCACTCATTGATCTCATTCGAAATGAATTTGATTACGATTTAGAAAGAGAATTTTTTAATGAGGAAGAATTTGAAGAAATTGTCGCTCGTTATGCCAATGCGAGAGTCACTTTGATACTTTCGGAACTCAAACTTTTCTGCCGGAATGCCAAAGTACGGTTAGATGATTTTGATGTGACAGAACTTTCCTTTTCGATGGGAAGTTTGCACAAACTCATCACACTCAATCAAAAATTGGAACGTGGTGAAATTAGCACAAAGGATGCACTTGTTGAATTTCCACCGAAGTGGGGAAAATTTAGCAACCGAAGTAACTAG
- a CDS encoding TRL domain-containing protein, which translates to MKVKLQKIQFYFVFLILLGYLSSCANLGQPQGLGPTGLLYASYTIAVSERPLPKQSLKQGKACLKRIGFFYVTGDGSILSAAQEGGIQEVFRIEKEATNYLSLYSTLCTVVWGI; encoded by the coding sequence GTGAAAGTGAAACTTCAAAAGATTCAATTTTATTTTGTCTTTTTGATCCTCTTAGGATACCTTAGCTCTTGCGCTAATTTAGGCCAACCACAAGGTTTAGGTCCAACAGGGCTTCTATATGCTTCCTATACAATTGCTGTTTCGGAAAGACCTCTCCCTAAACAGTCATTAAAACAAGGAAAAGCATGCTTAAAACGGATTGGATTCTTTTATGTGACGGGAGATGGTAGCATTTTATCAGCAGCACAAGAGGGAGGAATCCAAGAAGTGTTCCGAATCGAAAAAGAGGCAACGAATTACCTCTCTCTCTATTCTACTTTATGTACGGTTGTTTGGGGGATTTAG
- a CDS encoding MBL fold metallo-hydrolase yields MKPLSKQKSISILTIIVLVCFTLYFLGYPNENIQWDVSSNPITNQIPKPKGKSNLVFSILKTGEAKTLEGFVIEGGSILKMVTVSHSSFYIQHPKGNFLFDTGLGTNIEEQFAVFPFYLKLLMEYKLIETTKSQLQSNKVDINSIEDVFFSHLHWDHASGLKDFPNAKIHSVKEELNNPKIELGYIPSQYEGESVKWKYLNFSNTPYASYAKSIDWYGDGTVVFVPMKGHSEGSVGLFLHTENGETYFLTGDIVWRKEGFVNLKHKPRGARWIVDFDTKELGEEIARVHQLLIDNPGLKVIPAHDYDSQFPLGFYPKVIGGTKLLTME; encoded by the coding sequence ATGAAACCTCTATCAAAACAAAAGTCCATCTCGATACTTACCATCATTGTCTTGGTATGTTTTACATTGTATTTTTTAGGATATCCGAATGAAAACATCCAATGGGATGTATCTTCAAATCCAATCACTAACCAAATTCCTAAACCGAAGGGTAAATCCAATTTGGTATTTTCCATCTTAAAAACGGGAGAAGCAAAAACTCTAGAAGGGTTTGTGATTGAAGGTGGCTCAATTTTGAAAATGGTCACTGTTTCCCATTCCAGTTTTTACATCCAACACCCAAAGGGAAATTTTCTTTTTGATACTGGCCTTGGAACCAATATCGAAGAACAGTTCGCCGTATTTCCTTTTTACTTAAAACTATTAATGGAATACAAACTGATTGAAACAACAAAATCCCAATTACAATCCAATAAAGTTGATATCAATTCGATTGAAGATGTATTTTTTTCACACCTACATTGGGACCATGCCAGTGGGCTTAAGGATTTTCCAAATGCAAAGATTCATAGTGTGAAAGAAGAATTAAACAATCCAAAGATTGAATTAGGTTACATTCCTTCACAATATGAAGGTGAATCGGTAAAATGGAAATATTTAAATTTTTCAAATACACCTTATGCATCTTATGCGAAAAGTATCGATTGGTATGGAGATGGAACTGTTGTTTTTGTTCCTATGAAAGGTCATAGTGAAGGTTCAGTTGGTTTATTTTTACATACAGAAAATGGAGAAACATACTTTTTAACAGGTGATATTGTTTGGCGGAAAGAAGGATTTGTGAATCTCAAACACAAACCTCGTGGCGCAAGATGGATTGTCGATTTTGATACAAAAGAGTTAGGAGAAGAAATCGCTCGTGTCCATCAGCTTCTAATCGATAACCCTGGACTCAAAGTGATCCCTGCCCATGACTATGATTCACAATTCCCGCTTGGGTTTTATCCAAAAGTAATTGGTGGAACCAAACTTTTGACAATGGAGTGA
- the fliG gene encoding flagellar motor switch protein FliG translates to MINKKPSLTGRQKAAIFLVAVGNEVASEIFKHLREDEIEQITFEIARLDKITPEDKEKVLVEFNELMMAQEFITNGGIDFARGLLEKALGNQKAIDIINRLTSSLQVRPFDFIRRTDPAHLLNFIQGEHPQTIALILSYLDPQKASNILSNLPHQIQAEVAKRIATMDRVSPDVLREVERVLERKLSTLASEDYTSAGGIDSVVEILNLVDRGTEKTIIEALEEEDPELAEEIKKRMFVFEDIVLLDDRAIQKVMREVDNTDLAKALKSVDSEVQDKIFKNMSKRAANLLREDMDFMGPVRLKDVEDAQQKIVNIIRKLEEAGEIVVARAGEDELVV, encoded by the coding sequence ATGATCAATAAGAAGCCATCGCTCACAGGAAGACAAAAGGCCGCCATCTTTTTGGTTGCGGTTGGAAACGAAGTGGCCTCCGAAATCTTTAAACACCTTCGTGAAGACGAGATCGAACAAATCACGTTCGAAATTGCTCGTTTAGATAAGATCACTCCTGAAGACAAAGAGAAGGTACTCGTTGAGTTCAATGAACTCATGATGGCACAAGAGTTTATCACCAATGGTGGTATTGACTTTGCACGGGGACTACTTGAAAAAGCACTCGGGAACCAAAAAGCCATTGATATCATTAACCGGCTCACTTCGTCCTTACAAGTAAGGCCTTTTGACTTCATTCGAAGAACAGACCCGGCTCACCTTCTCAACTTTATCCAGGGGGAACACCCTCAGACCATCGCCCTTATTTTATCCTATTTGGATCCGCAAAAAGCATCCAATATCTTATCGAACCTTCCACACCAAATCCAAGCGGAAGTGGCCAAACGGATTGCAACGATGGACCGTGTGTCACCAGACGTACTTCGCGAGGTAGAACGCGTGTTAGAGCGTAAACTCTCTACACTTGCTTCTGAAGATTATACCTCTGCTGGGGGTATTGATTCTGTGGTGGAAATTTTGAACTTAGTAGACCGTGGAACAGAAAAAACCATCATCGAAGCCTTGGAAGAAGAAGACCCGGAACTTGCCGAAGAGATCAAAAAACGGATGTTCGTATTCGAAGATATCGTTTTACTCGATGACCGTGCGATCCAAAAGGTAATGCGTGAAGTCGATAACACAGATTTGGCGAAAGCACTCAAGTCCGTAGATTCCGAAGTACAAGATAAAATCTTTAAAAACATGTCCAAACGTGCTGCTAACTTACTCCGAGAGGATATGGACTTTATGGGTCCTGTCCGTTTGAAAGACGTGGAAGACGCTCAGCAAAAAATTGTAAACATCATCCGTAAACTGGAAGAAGCGGGCGAGATCGTTGTGGCTCGTGCGGGAGAAGACGAACTTGTGGTTTAG
- a CDS encoding TRL-like family protein has protein sequence MVQKKILLSFILLILLQLFFVSCASPGFGPRGFIFTKTKIGVFGTGEPSKRRVTSCVHSILGLFSFGNASFEFLKSRSKIQTVTETNWTTLVVLGVYANLCVEISGNE, from the coding sequence TTGGTTCAAAAAAAAATATTATTGAGTTTCATATTGTTGATTCTACTTCAGCTGTTTTTTGTTAGTTGTGCATCACCAGGATTTGGTCCAAGGGGATTTATTTTTACAAAAACAAAAATCGGCGTATTTGGTACAGGAGAACCTTCTAAAAGACGAGTCACTTCCTGTGTCCATTCCATTCTTGGATTATTTTCATTTGGAAATGCATCCTTTGAATTTCTAAAATCTAGGTCCAAAATCCAAACTGTCACTGAAACCAATTGGACAACTCTTGTTGTACTTGGTGTGTATGCCAACCTATGTGTTGAGATCTCTGGAAACGAGTGA
- a CDS encoding glycerophosphodiester phosphodiesterase, whose product MKLILSFSKLYIAVSFFSLLVVNCATVETPNRLRKDIDLQGHRGARGLKPENTWPAFEEAIKYKMVTLELDTVLTKDKRVVIHHDSDTNPVICQNVDGTQIQKKSLYELTLAELQALDCGSKQNPNFPKQIPVPGTKLLSLEEFFELVLKHEKKTKEVYEFNIETKFPDDGSAPDSLVKEHTEKLIQIIEKYKVVERSTIQSFDMRTLSVSKLKNSKIKTSALFVPTYFQGFLMTIGLGNGYRETILGLAIEKQADIVSPYFLYVTPRFVKTSHDKGMMVIPWTVNTEKEMNRLVTCGVDGIISDYPDMLDKVVRKKN is encoded by the coding sequence ATGAAATTGATTCTCTCATTTAGTAAACTCTACATAGCCGTGAGTTTTTTTAGTTTGTTAGTTGTGAATTGTGCTACAGTTGAAACTCCCAATCGTTTGCGTAAAGACATCGACTTACAGGGACACCGTGGTGCACGCGGATTAAAACCAGAAAATACATGGCCGGCGTTTGAAGAAGCAATCAAATATAAAATGGTTACTTTAGAATTAGATACCGTTTTAACAAAAGACAAACGTGTGGTCATCCATCATGATTCTGATACCAATCCAGTCATTTGCCAAAATGTTGATGGAACTCAAATCCAAAAAAAATCATTATATGAACTTACACTTGCTGAATTACAAGCATTAGATTGTGGTTCTAAACAAAATCCTAATTTTCCAAAACAAATTCCTGTACCTGGAACAAAACTTTTATCACTCGAAGAATTTTTTGAATTAGTTTTGAAACACGAAAAAAAAACGAAAGAAGTTTATGAATTCAATATCGAAACCAAATTTCCAGATGATGGATCCGCACCTGATAGTTTAGTCAAAGAACATACTGAAAAACTCATTCAAATCATAGAAAAATATAAAGTGGTAGAGCGTTCGACAATCCAATCATTTGATATGAGAACACTTTCAGTGTCGAAACTAAAGAATTCAAAAATTAAAACTAGTGCGTTGTTCGTACCAACATACTTCCAAGGATTTTTAATGACCATTGGACTTGGGAATGGATATAGGGAGACAATTCTTGGTTTAGCAATAGAGAAACAAGCAGATATCGTTTCACCATATTTTTTATATGTAACACCAAGATTTGTCAAAACATCTCATGACAAAGGGATGATGGTGATTCCTTGGACGGTTAATACCGAAAAGGAAATGAATCGTTTGGTAACTTGTGGTGTTGATGGAATTATATCCGATTATCCAGATATGTTAGATAAAGTGGTTCGTAAAAAGAACTAA
- the pepN gene encoding aminopeptidase N — MKQLFSIFTLGSLLFLIHCKFNQPNYHLTLQEAEYRYETIENIKYNLEINLSPKESFTGKVNIQFVGKKIRDLRLDYFQGEIKSIILNGEALTDFEYKKGQIQLPSNRLMIGNNTVSVSFETPYAKTGNGLHKFLDPDDKETYIYSQFEAFHANKMFPCFDQPDLKATFQLQVTAPKNWKVISTTLPTSQNKSENPEEVLHQFPESKKISTYVFSLHAGPYQVWEDKAESIPLRLFVRKSLAKYVEPKDWFTFTKEGFAFFNSYFGIPYPFEKYDQVIVPEFNFGAMENVAAVTFSERFVSRSPMTRSQRENLSDVILHEMAHMWFGDLVTMKWWNGLWLNESFATYMASLAQAKNSEFQETWISFFEKMKQWAYEEDGYSTNHPVEAKVNDTEEAFTQFDGITYGKGASVIKQLVFFIGEESFQKGVQNYLRKYSYSNSTLLDFLKELEFVSGFSMKKWSKDWLETKGTNQIELTTVCADNHLYGKIIQSAPGPENKLRDHKTILGLYFFDKTNKQVSYEQFPVVYSGRSSEAILEVKSCPDYVLFNAEDHDFVIWKWTDVNKQNLEFVLEYDKDPMRKLILWTDYFRQVSLANITFDEFKDSSVRLYQIETDTKIKRWILSKLASDNGYTYLTSRFWFPESKRNANLDSLQNFLLDELKKVKAGSDEQRYLFLSLIDSTYTEVSQKRLYDILENKLSFSGLKLDQDLRWSMIIKLSSLEQDRNKIQSFIDREKKLDPSSRGVNSSLAAEASEPNPEVKQKWIQVLLNPKTSNLSSSTLRVVSYSLFPEYQKNIQLQFLDQYFDALDKFQHTDDENYLDAFAKSLTPDFCTDETLLILKKFTNNHPKLPVPVKKTLLKQIDSEKKCIQMKYKHKELMTQ, encoded by the coding sequence ATGAAACAACTATTCAGCATTTTTACTCTTGGAAGTTTACTATTCTTAATCCATTGTAAGTTTAACCAACCAAACTATCACCTTACTTTACAAGAAGCTGAATACCGATACGAGACCATTGAAAATATAAAATACAATTTAGAAATCAATCTCTCACCTAAAGAAAGTTTTACGGGGAAAGTTAACATCCAGTTTGTTGGAAAAAAAATCAGAGACTTACGTTTGGATTATTTCCAAGGAGAAATCAAATCCATCATTTTGAATGGAGAGGCGCTTACTGATTTTGAATATAAAAAAGGACAAATCCAACTTCCTTCGAATCGATTGATGATTGGAAACAACACAGTTTCTGTTTCCTTTGAAACACCTTATGCCAAAACGGGGAATGGACTCCACAAATTCCTAGACCCTGACGATAAAGAAACATATATCTACTCACAATTTGAAGCATTCCACGCAAATAAAATGTTTCCATGTTTTGACCAACCAGATCTAAAGGCAACCTTCCAACTCCAAGTAACAGCACCAAAAAATTGGAAAGTAATCTCCACAACTCTTCCCACATCACAAAACAAATCGGAAAATCCAGAAGAAGTCTTACACCAATTCCCTGAATCGAAAAAAATTTCAACTTATGTGTTTTCCTTACACGCAGGTCCATACCAAGTTTGGGAAGACAAGGCTGAATCCATTCCACTTCGCCTTTTTGTTCGTAAATCTCTCGCGAAATATGTAGAGCCAAAAGATTGGTTTACGTTTACAAAAGAAGGATTTGCTTTTTTTAATTCTTACTTCGGGATTCCTTATCCATTCGAAAAATACGACCAAGTCATTGTGCCTGAATTTAATTTTGGAGCCATGGAAAATGTAGCGGCCGTTACCTTTTCGGAACGATTTGTCTCACGTTCTCCGATGACACGTTCACAAAGAGAAAATTTATCCGATGTGATTTTACATGAAATGGCACATATGTGGTTCGGGGACTTAGTCACAATGAAATGGTGGAATGGACTCTGGTTAAACGAAAGTTTTGCTACTTACATGGCAAGTTTAGCCCAAGCTAAAAATTCCGAATTCCAAGAAACATGGATTAGTTTTTTTGAAAAAATGAAACAATGGGCTTATGAAGAAGATGGTTATAGCACAAACCATCCAGTAGAAGCAAAGGTAAATGATACCGAAGAAGCATTTACACAGTTTGATGGCATTACCTATGGAAAAGGTGCTTCTGTAATCAAACAATTAGTGTTTTTTATAGGGGAAGAAAGTTTTCAAAAAGGAGTTCAAAACTATTTACGAAAATACTCTTATTCCAATTCTACTTTACTCGATTTTTTAAAAGAACTCGAATTTGTGAGTGGGTTCTCTATGAAAAAATGGTCCAAAGATTGGTTAGAGACTAAAGGTACAAATCAAATTGAACTCACAACCGTTTGTGCAGATAATCATCTATATGGAAAAATTATCCAATCAGCTCCTGGACCTGAGAACAAACTACGTGATCATAAAACAATTTTAGGTCTCTATTTTTTTGATAAAACCAACAAACAAGTTTCATACGAACAATTCCCTGTTGTTTATTCCGGTAGATCGAGTGAAGCCATTCTAGAAGTAAAATCCTGCCCTGATTATGTTTTGTTCAATGCCGAAGATCATGACTTTGTGATTTGGAAATGGACAGATGTTAATAAACAAAATTTAGAATTTGTATTGGAGTATGACAAAGACCCAATGCGAAAACTTATCTTATGGACTGACTACTTCAGACAAGTTTCACTTGCAAACATCACATTCGATGAATTTAAAGACAGTTCAGTTCGTTTGTACCAAATCGAAACTGATACAAAAATCAAACGATGGATTTTATCCAAGTTAGCGAGTGATAACGGTTATACATACCTAACTAGCCGATTTTGGTTTCCAGAATCCAAACGTAACGCGAATTTAGATTCCTTACAAAATTTTCTTTTAGATGAGTTAAAAAAAGTAAAAGCGGGAAGTGATGAACAAAGGTATTTATTTCTGTCACTCATCGATTCAACTTATACCGAAGTGAGCCAAAAAAGATTATATGATATTTTGGAGAATAAACTCAGTTTTTCAGGCCTAAAACTCGATCAAGACTTACGTTGGAGTATGATCATCAAACTTAGTTCTCTCGAACAAGACCGAAATAAAATTCAATCCTTCATTGATCGTGAAAAAAAATTGGATCCTTCCAGTCGAGGTGTGAATTCAAGTTTAGCAGCAGAAGCTTCAGAACCAAATCCAGAAGTTAAACAAAAATGGATTCAAGTCTTATTAAATCCAAAGACTAGTAACCTTTCCTCTTCTACACTTAGAGTGGTTTCCTATTCTTTATTTCCAGAATACCAAAAAAACATCCAACTTCAATTTTTAGACCAATACTTTGATGCTTTGGACAAGTTCCAACATACAGATGATGAAAACTACTTGGATGCATTTGCAAAAAGTTTAACACCCGATTTTTGTACGGATGAAACTTTATTAATCTTAAAAAAATTCACAAACAATCACCCAAAATTGCCAGTACCAGTGAAAAAAACCTTACTAAAACAAATCGATTCAGAGAAGAAATGCATTCAAATGAAATACAAACATAAAGAATTAATGACTCAATAA